One region of Ahniella affigens genomic DNA includes:
- a CDS encoding DUF5916 domain-containing protein, whose protein sequence is MDVRPQAHALHARLSQGSHVMTGTDCHRRLRARGSLIWGVATLLFSVLSLPVCADVQIDGVWHADEWQDAQHVTDFRQVQPTLGGDVPDALRVEAWFKSTPQGVAAAMKARHPDSVPRTETRMQRDGHQSVDRANFMIDFDGDARSAYVFTLTQAGDIIDHALTNENQLNTDWDGEWAYAAHRDGENVVFEWLIPWTTAAMRPDEGGQRKVRILFDRVIAATGQRFAWPEALLTQPVFMSRWAERTIPSYSQRLLAVTPYVVAGYDLKARDPEFKTGADLFWKPNANHQFAATLNPDFGQVESDQLVVNFDAIETFFVDKRPFFIDNQTAFEGSQPGASLFYTRRVGGPSDDGEGASDIDAAVKANGQFGALGYAGFAATESGEAGREFYLGRLSYGDDDWNVRLTQTWTDRPALDRTAGVTGLHARVRPRPGWSIDAGIMHSDITQGDASSRDSHMGARIDVDPEGPTRHAVELVHTGAAFDPNDLGYQARNNQNYANYAFTYRQDQVDSERFASHEWTAGVQWQGNDQGVTLMRRIDAWRSSQTHDGGTWYSRLSWQFPGIDDLISRDNGLVPTQSGPSLEISREVPRQGNWSQSYSFYAFPNTRTGHSWMAGLQPRYHVSDRLSVDLGLYAWRQDGWLLWQGDRDFTEFDAKRVELYSNLNWFPADRHEFRIKLQAIAIDAEAAAGLMLGSHRNWLAGNPDPEDFSLQQLGLQLRYRYKLGHQRDLFVVYGRGGFGFDTGPGQLGDVFQDAFSLRDDDRLLIKLAYRFAPG, encoded by the coding sequence ATGGATGTCCGTCCGCAAGCCCACGCGTTGCATGCCCGCCTATCCCAAGGGTCTCACGTCATGACCGGCACCGACTGCCACCGCCGCCTGCGGGCGCGAGGCAGCTTGATCTGGGGCGTCGCAACGTTGCTGTTCTCGGTGCTCAGTCTGCCGGTTTGCGCCGATGTCCAAATCGATGGCGTCTGGCACGCCGACGAATGGCAGGATGCGCAGCATGTCACTGATTTCCGGCAGGTGCAGCCGACGCTCGGCGGTGACGTGCCCGACGCGCTTCGCGTCGAGGCCTGGTTCAAGTCCACGCCCCAAGGCGTCGCTGCGGCAATGAAGGCCAGGCATCCCGATTCGGTGCCTCGAACCGAAACACGCATGCAGCGGGACGGTCACCAGTCGGTTGATCGGGCCAACTTCATGATCGATTTCGATGGCGATGCGCGCTCGGCGTATGTGTTCACGTTGACCCAGGCGGGCGACATCATCGACCACGCGTTGACCAACGAAAATCAGCTGAACACCGATTGGGACGGCGAATGGGCCTACGCCGCGCATCGCGATGGCGAAAACGTCGTCTTTGAATGGCTGATCCCGTGGACCACGGCAGCAATGCGCCCCGATGAAGGCGGTCAACGCAAAGTCCGGATCCTGTTCGATCGCGTGATCGCCGCGACGGGCCAGCGCTTTGCGTGGCCGGAAGCGCTGCTGACGCAACCGGTGTTCATGTCACGGTGGGCCGAACGCACAATTCCGTCGTACTCCCAACGGCTCTTGGCGGTCACGCCGTATGTGGTTGCGGGCTACGACCTCAAGGCGCGTGACCCAGAATTCAAGACGGGCGCCGATCTGTTTTGGAAACCGAATGCCAACCACCAGTTCGCAGCCACGCTGAACCCCGATTTCGGTCAGGTGGAGAGCGATCAACTGGTGGTCAACTTCGATGCCATCGAAACGTTCTTTGTCGACAAGCGCCCGTTCTTCATCGACAACCAGACCGCTTTCGAAGGCAGCCAGCCGGGCGCGTCGTTGTTCTATACCAGGCGAGTCGGCGGGCCGAGCGATGACGGCGAGGGTGCCAGCGACATCGACGCCGCCGTCAAGGCCAATGGCCAATTTGGGGCGTTGGGCTATGCCGGTTTTGCCGCGACCGAGTCGGGCGAGGCCGGTCGCGAGTTCTATCTTGGGCGCCTCAGCTATGGCGATGATGACTGGAACGTCCGATTGACCCAAACGTGGACCGACCGACCTGCTCTGGATCGCACGGCTGGCGTGACCGGATTGCATGCGCGCGTTCGGCCGCGACCGGGCTGGTCGATCGATGCAGGCATCATGCACAGCGATATCACGCAAGGCGACGCGAGCAGTCGCGACAGCCATATGGGCGCCCGAATCGACGTGGATCCAGAAGGGCCAACGCGCCATGCCGTCGAACTGGTTCACACGGGCGCGGCATTCGATCCGAACGACCTGGGCTACCAGGCCCGGAACAACCAGAACTATGCGAACTACGCATTCACGTACCGACAAGATCAAGTCGACAGTGAGCGGTTTGCGAGTCATGAATGGACAGCTGGCGTGCAATGGCAGGGTAACGATCAAGGCGTCACGCTGATGCGCCGAATCGACGCCTGGCGCTCCTCGCAGACGCACGATGGCGGCACGTGGTATTCGCGGCTGAGCTGGCAGTTTCCAGGTATCGACGACCTGATCTCCCGCGACAACGGTTTGGTGCCGACGCAATCGGGGCCCAGTCTCGAAATCTCCCGCGAGGTGCCCAGGCAGGGCAACTGGTCGCAGAGCTACAGCTTCTATGCATTCCCGAACACGCGCACCGGGCACAGTTGGATGGCAGGGTTGCAGCCGCGTTATCACGTATCAGATCGACTCAGCGTTGATCTCGGCCTTTACGCCTGGCGTCAAGACGGTTGGCTGCTGTGGCAGGGCGATCGCGACTTTACGGAGTTCGACGCAAAGCGCGTGGAGCTCTACAGCAATCTGAACTGGTTCCCTGCTGATCGGCATGAGTTCCGCATCAAGTTGCAGGCCATTGCGATCGACGCTGAAGCCGCCGCAGGACTGATGCTCGGCAGCCATCGCAACTGGCTGGCCGGCAACCCCGATCCGGAAGACTTCAGCCTGCAGCAGCTCGGCTTGCAGCTTCGCTATCGCTACAAGTTGGGTCATCAGCGCGACCTGTTCGTCGTCTACGGCCGTGGTGGCTTCGGTTTCGATACTGGGCCAGGTCAGCTCGGCGACGTGTTCCAGGACGCGTTCAGCCTTCGGGACGACGATCGGTTGTTGATCAAGCTGGCGTATCGGTTTGCGCCGGGTTGA
- a CDS encoding Ig-like domain-containing protein, with the protein MKLSHLRAPLRTLALGLLVAISAGSASAVSLDHHEFEASIYAPFRGVSNEARDFKLYFSYMDAADPSTVAWKVEILNRDGSNVLRQFVGEERLFQKQIEVNVPWNGRDGADKALASGFYKVRMTASSGDPTTHKGLGDSLAKRVDAALAKADHAHVQEWEIHIGTPPKIAMPDFRALPTSSTADKATGATGSLPYTIYYGNLHGQSNDSDGGGNVSTCSSSQSAQSGQFGPTDAWTYADSRGLDFLLESEHNHYFDGSSGTNTGASPTTAINRYAAGVAGKTTYSNNNPGFVALYGMEWGVISNGGHLNIVNADKLAAWEYNSSNQLLGDIFVAKNDYASLYTTMRARGWIGQFNHPDTSDQFKIGTTVFGYHVDGEEVMVAAEILNTSAFSNNTTETETGRSTYEGAFNKFLENGFRVAPTTNQDNHCANWGASWTNRTGILIPTGTSFTQTALVDAMKARRVFASSDKNSQIILTANGNVMGSKFNNSGALNLVVLYANSAGRSVSSVQIYEGVPRRGGTVTLASSSANFTTTPSTGDHFYYAKITQDDGKVLWSAPVWVTQGSGGGGGDTTAPTVSASEAGTSGTITLSATASDNVGVTNVEFYIDNVLRGSDNTSPYSITFNSANLANGSHSLTAKAYDAASNVGTSTAVNFSISNTTADTTPPTATASESGTTGTITLSATAADNIGVSKVEFYIDNVLRGTDTTSPYSITFNSTALTNGSHSLTAKAYDAANNIGTSSAVNFTISNSTATEKIVNGGFESGTSSWTATSGVITNDTGFAAYAGTWKAWLNGYGATHTDSVYQTITIPSTATSATLTFYLDVATDETTTTQAFDTLKVQVRNSSNTVLATLATYSNLNAAGGYSQKSFSLAAYKGQTIRVYFLGVEGSQVATSFVVDNVSVMTQ; encoded by the coding sequence GTGAAGCTGTCTCATCTGCGCGCGCCTCTGCGCACGCTTGCACTCGGCCTGCTGGTGGCCATCTCTGCTGGTTCGGCGTCGGCGGTCAGTCTTGACCACCATGAATTTGAAGCGTCGATCTATGCCCCGTTCCGCGGCGTCAGTAACGAAGCCCGCGATTTCAAACTGTATTTCAGCTACATGGACGCCGCCGATCCGTCGACGGTGGCCTGGAAGGTCGAAATCCTGAACCGCGACGGCAGCAACGTGCTGCGGCAGTTTGTCGGCGAGGAACGACTGTTCCAAAAGCAGATCGAAGTCAATGTACCGTGGAATGGCCGCGATGGTGCTGACAAGGCGCTGGCCAGCGGCTTCTACAAGGTCCGGATGACCGCAAGCAGCGGTGATCCGACCACGCACAAAGGCCTGGGCGACAGTCTGGCCAAGCGCGTTGACGCGGCACTCGCCAAGGCCGACCACGCCCACGTGCAGGAATGGGAAATCCATATCGGCACGCCGCCGAAGATCGCCATGCCCGATTTCCGCGCATTGCCGACCAGCAGTACGGCCGACAAGGCGACGGGCGCCACCGGTTCCCTGCCCTACACCATTTACTACGGCAACTTGCACGGGCAAAGCAACGACTCGGATGGCGGCGGCAACGTCTCGACCTGCTCGTCCTCGCAGTCGGCGCAGAGCGGCCAGTTCGGCCCGACCGATGCGTGGACGTATGCCGATTCGCGTGGCCTCGATTTCCTGCTGGAATCGGAGCACAACCACTACTTCGATGGCTCGTCCGGCACCAACACCGGCGCGTCGCCCACCACGGCCATCAATCGCTACGCCGCGGGTGTGGCAGGCAAGACGACGTATAGCAACAACAACCCGGGCTTCGTTGCGCTGTATGGCATGGAATGGGGCGTCATTTCCAACGGCGGACACTTGAATATTGTCAACGCCGACAAACTTGCCGCCTGGGAATACAACAGCTCGAACCAGTTGCTCGGCGATATTTTTGTCGCCAAGAACGACTACGCGAGCCTGTATACGACGATGCGCGCTCGGGGCTGGATTGGCCAGTTCAACCACCCCGATACGTCGGACCAGTTCAAGATTGGCACAACGGTGTTTGGCTATCACGTCGACGGCGAAGAAGTCATGGTTGCCGCAGAGATCCTGAACACCTCGGCATTTTCGAACAACACGACCGAAACCGAGACGGGTCGCAGCACATATGAAGGGGCGTTCAACAAGTTCCTGGAGAACGGGTTCCGCGTTGCGCCCACGACGAACCAGGACAACCACTGCGCAAACTGGGGCGCAAGCTGGACAAATCGCACCGGCATTCTGATCCCGACCGGCACCAGCTTTACGCAGACCGCTCTGGTTGACGCGATGAAGGCCCGCCGCGTGTTTGCGTCAAGTGACAAGAACTCGCAAATCATCCTGACCGCCAATGGCAACGTCATGGGCTCGAAGTTCAACAACTCGGGCGCGTTGAATCTGGTCGTACTGTACGCCAACAGCGCTGGTCGCTCGGTATCGTCGGTGCAGATTTATGAAGGCGTCCCGCGTCGCGGTGGCACCGTCACGCTGGCGTCGTCGTCGGCCAATTTCACCACGACGCCGAGCACCGGCGATCACTTCTACTACGCAAAGATCACCCAGGACGATGGCAAGGTCCTGTGGTCGGCGCCGGTGTGGGTGACCCAGGGCAGCGGTGGCGGCGGTGGCGACACGACGGCCCCGACCGTTTCCGCCTCGGAAGCGGGTACCAGCGGCACGATCACGTTGTCGGCCACGGCGTCGGACAATGTCGGTGTCACGAATGTCGAGTTCTATATCGACAACGTGCTGCGCGGCAGCGACAACACCTCGCCGTACAGCATCACGTTCAACTCGGCGAATTTGGCCAACGGCAGCCACAGCCTGACCGCCAAGGCTTACGATGCGGCGAGCAACGTGGGCACGTCGACGGCCGTCAACTTCTCGATCAGCAACACGACGGCTGACACGACGCCGCCGACTGCGACGGCTTCCGAATCGGGGACGACTGGCACGATTACATTGTCAGCGACAGCGGCCGACAACATTGGCGTCAGCAAGGTCGAGTTCTACATCGACAATGTGCTGCGCGGCACCGACACCACGTCGCCGTACAGCATCACGTTCAACTCGACCGCGTTGACGAATGGCAGCCATAGCCTCACGGCAAAGGCCTACGACGCCGCCAACAACATCGGCACCTCGTCGGCCGTGAACTTCACGATCAGCAACAGCACCGCGACTGAGAAGATCGTCAATGGTGGCTTTGAATCGGGCACAAGCAGCTGGACGGCCACGAGTGGCGTGATCACGAATGACACCGGCTTTGCCGCGTATGCCGGGACGTGGAAAGCCTGGCTGAACGGTTATGGCGCGACGCATACGGACTCGGTCTATCAAACGATCACGATTCCATCGACGGCTACGAGCGCCACCTTGACGTTCTACCTCGATGTGGCAACGGACGAGACCACGACGACTCAGGCCTTTGACACACTCAAGGTCCAGGTCCGCAACAGTTCGAACACTGTGCTGGCAACGCTGGCCACGTATTCGAATCTGAACGCGGCCGGTGGCTACAGCCAGAAGAGCTTCAGTCTCGCGGCCTACAAGGGCCAGACGATTCGCGTGTACTTCCTGGGTGTCGAAGGCTCGCAAGTGGCGACCAGCTTTGTGGTCGACAACGTGAGCGTGATGACGCAGTAA
- a CDS encoding hybrid sensor histidine kinase/response regulator codes for MARMSFFRNLGCGIGWWAADRRELTGTTKHDGVRGDSPSTGARPYSWLRAFAGLCLMLVAVTVFAAAEPRFRRFGIEDGLPAGWVTEMTEDRDGYLWLATRDGLARYDGVNFKRYQFDPRNPDGIPCADVQTVFQTSQGRILVGCSDTGLAELVDAESGRFRRFATEAKVIGLDDWSVFTIDEDAKGQVWLGTYYEGVIRFDPSSGALSRLSDLQTLPESLHHAVVIELLIHDGLLHAGTSAGLWIIAPGTRVLTETPLFAADTVSSLMHDGDAVLVAASLHVHRVVVADAAVRSEPLPIAIPNYVDGLARDRQGILWIATLAGVIEAPPTGPTRLVASRRAVTSSLPDNKLTDALIDREGGLWLSTSGAGIAYLRPDWQRFEIFENDPLDPGSLPSDRMQAVAICPDGSQFAISLAGDLVRLDPSLVRIGRLPLTAVTALHCDRQGQLWVGADTGLQQVDQSGTVRRRFSTADGLPPGRVGLIADGANGDIWLATTASGVARLQADGAVLTLQTREQGIVVPSFEQLLLAPDQRMWLADGQGLRVFDPACACLRGVEGILHRVETFAFIDRTRLLAFSAGELIELEIVDATHLRERRRLGAADGLPPTAAASLLPVAKERFWLTTARGLYDIDLHRGRALQIAPHLGSALQFGLRPTAQVRDGVFLDATLSGVMRTRTVSSGLQLPAPVLRLQAATVEHDDGSRSQWPAGGVWSLAHDDRNLQVSARLLSLLEASGNRYWYWLEGSESGYGQASDHPFREFARLPPGDYRLHVRAENSVGMPASVELIQNLIVRPPWWRTWVAYAGYAVLVIALVLLILKAYQRQLKARHHLQMQAMRAELAAKADQAKTEFLADIGHEIRTPMSGVLGMADLLLGESLTDTQNRWVQTIKRSGQYMLSLINDLLDLSRIEAGQLLLTPTPVRLAELLHDVAQMEASLLAAKQQTLQIDCPPTLELQVDGKRLRQILINLLGNACKFTPHGGAIRIVVTVSDTEIEIAVHDQGPGLSADERARLFARFAQTDLGRSQGGSGLGLAICQRLVHAMAGTINLVSEPGQGSTFVVQLPGSMRLPEAVGSTPEARDRPSAGLEGLQVLVVEDDPVLAEILLKLIARLGVHARLAPQALSALAELATAPVDVVLSDLDLPGVDGLALAGMIRQQFPSVRLVAMTARVDSEAATAALAAGFQKFARKPLDPDALRDLLSP; via the coding sequence ATGGCGAGGATGTCCTTCTTTCGAAACTTGGGATGTGGGATCGGCTGGTGGGCAGCTGACCGCCGCGAACTTACGGGCACCACCAAGCATGATGGAGTCCGGGGGGATTCGCCAAGCACCGGTGCGCGCCCCTATTCATGGCTTCGGGCATTCGCCGGGCTCTGCTTGATGCTGGTGGCGGTCACCGTGTTTGCGGCGGCCGAGCCGCGTTTTCGTCGCTTTGGGATTGAGGACGGGTTGCCTGCCGGTTGGGTCACCGAAATGACCGAGGACCGCGATGGCTACTTGTGGCTAGCAACCCGCGATGGGCTCGCTCGATATGATGGGGTGAACTTCAAGCGGTATCAGTTTGATCCGCGAAATCCAGACGGTATTCCCTGCGCTGACGTGCAGACCGTGTTCCAGACCAGCCAGGGTCGCATCCTGGTTGGATGCAGCGACACGGGTCTTGCCGAACTGGTCGATGCGGAGTCAGGACGATTCCGTCGCTTTGCGACCGAAGCCAAAGTGATCGGACTGGACGACTGGTCGGTGTTCACGATCGACGAAGATGCAAAAGGCCAAGTCTGGTTGGGAACCTATTACGAAGGCGTGATCCGATTTGATCCGAGCTCGGGGGCATTGAGTCGGCTCAGTGATCTGCAAACCTTGCCCGAGTCGTTGCATCACGCAGTCGTCATTGAGCTGTTGATTCACGATGGCCTGCTGCATGCCGGCACCAGCGCCGGGCTTTGGATCATCGCGCCTGGAACAAGGGTGCTCACCGAAACGCCGCTGTTTGCCGCCGACACGGTCAGTAGCCTGATGCATGATGGCGACGCGGTCCTTGTGGCAGCATCTCTGCATGTCCATCGCGTGGTTGTGGCAGATGCTGCGGTGCGAAGTGAGCCGTTGCCCATCGCGATTCCAAACTATGTCGATGGGCTGGCGCGAGATCGTCAGGGAATCCTTTGGATCGCCACGCTGGCTGGTGTCATCGAAGCGCCACCGACCGGGCCGACGCGGCTCGTTGCATCCCGGCGTGCGGTGACCTCCTCGTTGCCGGACAACAAGCTGACCGACGCCTTGATCGATCGCGAAGGCGGACTGTGGCTCTCGACGAGTGGCGCCGGCATTGCGTACCTGCGGCCAGACTGGCAACGCTTTGAGATATTCGAGAACGACCCGCTGGACCCGGGGAGTCTGCCGTCCGATCGCATGCAGGCCGTGGCGATCTGTCCGGATGGCAGCCAGTTTGCAATCAGCCTGGCTGGCGACCTGGTGCGGCTCGATCCCAGTCTCGTTCGAATTGGACGATTACCGCTGACCGCCGTCACGGCGTTGCATTGCGATCGCCAGGGACAGCTTTGGGTCGGGGCTGACACGGGCTTGCAGCAGGTTGATCAATCCGGCACCGTCCGGCGCCGGTTCAGTACCGCCGATGGTTTGCCGCCTGGGCGCGTTGGCTTGATCGCCGATGGCGCGAATGGCGACATATGGTTGGCCACCACCGCGAGTGGAGTCGCGCGCTTGCAGGCGGATGGCGCAGTACTCACGCTGCAAACGCGCGAGCAAGGCATTGTGGTGCCGAGCTTCGAACAACTGCTGCTGGCCCCGGATCAACGCATGTGGTTGGCCGATGGACAAGGGCTGCGCGTGTTTGATCCGGCGTGCGCGTGTCTTCGCGGCGTCGAGGGCATCCTGCATCGGGTCGAAACGTTCGCGTTCATCGACCGAACGCGCTTGCTCGCCTTCAGCGCGGGCGAACTGATTGAATTGGAGATCGTCGACGCCACCCACTTACGCGAGCGCCGCCGTCTGGGCGCTGCCGACGGCCTGCCACCCACAGCCGCCGCCAGTCTGTTGCCGGTGGCCAAGGAACGCTTTTGGCTGACCACTGCCCGTGGTTTGTACGATATCGATCTGCATCGTGGCCGGGCGCTGCAGATTGCGCCGCATCTCGGCAGCGCGTTGCAGTTCGGCTTACGGCCCACCGCGCAGGTTCGTGATGGCGTATTCCTGGATGCGACGCTTTCTGGCGTGATGCGTACCCGAACCGTTTCGTCGGGCCTGCAACTGCCCGCACCGGTGCTGCGGCTGCAGGCTGCAACGGTCGAACATGACGACGGCAGTCGCTCGCAGTGGCCAGCCGGTGGCGTGTGGTCGCTGGCCCATGACGATCGCAATCTGCAAGTGTCGGCCCGCTTGCTATCTCTGTTGGAGGCAAGCGGGAACCGCTACTGGTATTGGCTCGAAGGCAGCGAGAGCGGTTACGGTCAGGCAAGCGATCACCCGTTTCGGGAATTTGCACGGCTGCCGCCAGGCGACTACCGGCTTCACGTCCGTGCCGAAAACAGTGTGGGGATGCCAGCGTCGGTAGAACTGATACAAAACCTCATCGTCCGCCCGCCGTGGTGGCGAACGTGGGTTGCTTATGCAGGCTACGCGGTGTTGGTCATCGCCTTGGTCCTTCTGATTCTGAAGGCCTATCAGAGACAGCTGAAGGCTAGGCATCACTTGCAGATGCAAGCCATGCGCGCCGAGCTTGCGGCGAAAGCGGATCAAGCCAAGACCGAGTTCCTGGCCGATATCGGTCACGAAATCCGAACGCCCATGAGTGGCGTGCTCGGCATGGCCGACCTGTTGCTCGGCGAGTCGCTGACCGACACCCAAAACCGTTGGGTCCAGACCATCAAGCGGTCGGGGCAGTACATGCTGTCGTTGATCAATGACCTGCTCGATCTGTCCCGGATTGAAGCCGGGCAGCTGCTGCTGACACCGACACCGGTCAGGCTTGCCGAGTTGCTCCACGATGTCGCGCAGATGGAAGCGAGTCTGCTGGCCGCCAAGCAGCAGACGCTGCAAATTGACTGTCCGCCAACCCTTGAACTTCAGGTCGATGGCAAGCGCCTTCGGCAGATTCTGATCAATCTCCTAGGCAATGCGTGCAAGTTCACCCCGCATGGCGGCGCGATCCGCATCGTCGTCACGGTTTCGGACACCGAGATCGAGATCGCGGTTCACGATCAGGGGCCGGGCCTCAGTGCCGATGAACGAGCCCGGTTGTTCGCGCGCTTTGCGCAAACCGATCTCGGCCGAAGCCAAGGTGGGTCAGGGCTCGGGCTCGCGATCTGTCAGCGCCTGGTGCATGCGATGGCGGGCACGATCAACTTGGTCTCCGAGCCGGGCCAGGGCAGTACCTTTGTCGTGCAACTGCCGGGGAGCATGCGTTTGCCAGAGGCCGTCGGATCAACGCCGGAAGCACGCGATCGGCCGTCCGCCGGGCTCGAAGGGCTCCAAGTGCTCGTCGTGGAGGATGACCCAGTGCTCGCCGAGATTCTGTTGAAACTCATCGCGCGACTCGGAGTGCATGCCAGGCTGGCGCCGCAGGCGTTGAGTGCCTTGGCAGAGCTGGCGACGGCGCCGGTCGATGTCGTGCTCAGCGATCTGGACCTGCCGGGCGTCGACGGCCTGGCCTTGGCCGGCATGATCCGCCAGCAATTTCCTTCGGTACGACTGGTGGCCATGACGGCACGCGTGGATTCCGAAGCGGCGACGGCAGCGTTGGCTGCCGGCTTTCAGAAATTCGCCCGGAAGCCCTTGGATCCTGATGCGCTGCGGGACCTACTCAGTCCGTGA
- a CDS encoding YceI family protein gives MRGLASMLLLLTSSIVMATDEFRLDPVHTQLQFQVSHLGFSMSEGEFHGFDGSFEFDPDRPEDAACQISIDVASIDMDDAKWNQTMLGKDWFNVAEHPRIEFRCLGLDLPAGSTSGQLRGTLTVLGQSQPVVLDLQFNRLATHKYSQAFVAGFSAKTKIKRSDFGMTRLIPDIGDDVQISLEVEGIRKAKLRGPKK, from the coding sequence ATGCGTGGTCTCGCTTCAATGCTGCTGTTGCTCACGTCGTCGATCGTAATGGCTACCGACGAATTCCGCCTGGATCCGGTGCATACACAATTGCAGTTTCAGGTCAGTCATCTTGGCTTTTCGATGTCGGAAGGTGAGTTTCATGGGTTTGACGGCAGTTTCGAGTTTGACCCGGATCGCCCAGAGGATGCGGCGTGCCAGATCAGCATCGATGTCGCCAGCATCGACATGGACGATGCCAAGTGGAATCAAACCATGCTCGGCAAAGACTGGTTCAACGTCGCCGAACATCCGCGCATCGAATTCCGCTGTCTTGGCCTCGATCTGCCCGCTGGCAGCACATCGGGTCAGCTCCGCGGGACGCTGACCGTCCTGGGCCAGAGCCAGCCGGTCGTGCTGGACCTCCAGTTCAACCGGCTCGCGACGCACAAGTATTCGCAGGCGTTTGTCGCGGGGTTCTCGGCCAAGACCAAAATCAAGCGCTCCGACTTCGGCATGACGCGCTTGATTCCGGATATTGGCGATGACGTCCAGATTTCGCTCGAAGTGGAAGGGATCCGCAAAGCGAAACTCCGCGGGCCAAAGAAGTGA
- a CDS encoding cytochrome b encodes MNSPVAPAARYSPSLRLLHASMATLILGNLWLGLSLESIEPISRKFQAFSWHKLIGLVVLALLVARLFWRWRDGAPALPNSLPIWQRLAAHIGHGLLYLLMCAVPVSGWLYHSASGLKLRWFGWLSMPNLIAPNPALKPLLQTLHVGLCWTLMLVLLLHVGAALKHHWWDRDLPLGRMFSWRG; translated from the coding sequence GTGAACAGCCCGGTCGCACCTGCCGCGCGCTACAGCCCGTCATTGCGGCTGTTGCACGCGTCGATGGCGACGCTGATCCTCGGCAACCTGTGGCTCGGCCTGAGTCTTGAGTCGATCGAGCCGATCAGTCGCAAGTTTCAGGCGTTCAGTTGGCACAAGCTGATCGGTCTGGTGGTGCTCGCACTGCTGGTGGCCCGATTGTTCTGGCGCTGGCGGGATGGCGCGCCTGCGCTTCCGAACAGTCTGCCCATTTGGCAGCGTCTGGCCGCGCACATCGGGCATGGGTTGCTGTACTTGCTGATGTGCGCCGTTCCGGTATCAGGTTGGCTCTATCACAGTGCGAGCGGCCTCAAGCTTCGGTGGTTTGGGTGGCTCAGTATGCCGAATCTGATTGCGCCGAATCCGGCGCTGAAACCCCTGTTGCAAACGCTGCATGTGGGCCTCTGCTGGACGCTGATGCTGGTATTGCTGCTGCACGTTGGCGCCGCGCTGAAACATCATTGGTGGGATCGGGACTTGCCGCTTGGCAGGATGTTTTCGTGGCGCGGATAA
- a CDS encoding YceI family protein, translating into MFRNLVVPFVAVLLTLAGHAAAAATTDWHMTSGSLTFSGTQQGEPFTGTFKAFTVKLKFDPAHPEQSQLDVQIDLRSADSQLEERDAALQSAEWFDTERQPFAQLSATGGKRLTDGRFELPATLIIHAKQKAIAFPFTWTVNGETAKLDSVVHLNRLDFDLGTGDWADPDWVGHDVQVTVSVTFAAMPPEANVKPSPTTE; encoded by the coding sequence ATGTTCAGGAATTTGGTCGTTCCGTTCGTCGCGGTGTTGCTGACGTTGGCGGGACACGCTGCCGCTGCCGCAACCACCGACTGGCACATGACATCGGGCAGCCTGACCTTCTCGGGCACGCAACAAGGCGAGCCCTTTACCGGCACGTTCAAAGCATTCACCGTCAAGCTCAAGTTTGATCCGGCGCATCCTGAGCAGAGCCAGCTCGACGTCCAGATCGACCTGCGCTCAGCGGACTCGCAACTGGAAGAGCGCGACGCTGCGCTCCAGAGCGCGGAGTGGTTCGACACCGAGCGCCAACCGTTCGCGCAGCTCTCGGCGACTGGCGGCAAACGGCTGACTGATGGCCGCTTTGAGCTGCCGGCGACGCTGATCATTCACGCAAAGCAGAAGGCGATCGCCTTCCCGTTCACCTGGACAGTCAACGGTGAAACCGCCAAGCTGGACAGCGTCGTGCATCTGAACCGACTCGACTTCGATCTCGGTACTGGCGATTGGGCCGATCCGGACTGGGTCGGTCATGACGTTCAGGTCACGGTCTCGGTGACATTCGCGGCCATGCCACCCGAGGCAAACGTAAAGCCGTCCCCAACAACCGAGTGA